The genomic DNA GACGGGGCCCGGCGGCTGCTGGAGGTGTTCGCCTACCTGATCACCGGCGACGGCCGGGAGGTCTGGCTGACCAGGATCGCGCTGCTGCACGCCTGGCCCCGGCTGCGCTCGTGGGTGGAGGCCAACCGGGACGGCCTGGCCGCGCACCGGGAGATCTGGACCGCCATGCGACGCTGGGAGACCCGCGGACACAGGGACGCCGACCTGCTGCAGGGCCACAGCCTGCGGGCCGCCGTCCGGTGGGCCGCCACCGGGCGCCGCGACATCGCACTCAGCCCGGCCGAACGCGACTTCCTCGACGAGGGGACGGCTCTTGCCCGGCGCCGGTCCAGGCGGGCCCGCCTGCTGACTGTCGCGCTGGCCGGACTGCTGGTCGTCGCGCTGGCCGCGGGGGCGCTCGCCGTACGGCAGAGCGGGGTCGCCGACGAGCGCAGCGCCACGATCGCGGTCCAGCACGACCGGTCCGAGGCCAGGCGGCTCGCGACGCTCGCCGACACCCTGCGGGTCACCGAGCCGGTGAAGGCGATGCTGCTCAGCGTGGCGTCCTGGCGGATCGCGCGGGTCCCGGAGGCCAGGGCGGCGCTGAGCGGCTCGCTGACCCAGCAGGAGACGGCGGCCTTCCACGATCCGGCGACGGCCGCCCAGACCCTCAGGGTGCTCAGCCGCGACGGTCGCACGCTGGTCAGCGTCGGCGAGGACTCCGTCCGGATGTGGGACATCCGGACCGGCCGGAAGACCGGCGGTTTCACCGGCATCGGGAAGAACGTGCGCGCCGTCGCGCTCAGCCCGAGCGGACGGACCCTCGCCGTGCTGGGCGGCGGAGGGGTGCGGGTCTGGGACGTGCGGACCGGCAGGGCGAGGGGTGCGCGCCTGCCCCTGCGGGCCCCGGAGATCGAGACGGTCCAGCCCGGTCTCCTGTTCGGGCAGGCCGAGGAGCTCCTCGTCGTCACCCACGACGAGGAGCAGACGGTCTGGAACCTCAGGACGGGAGAGCGGCGGAAACCGCCCGTCCAGGTGCTCGACACCGCACCGGACGGGCGGCACATCGTGGGTGACGGCCCGGCCCGGGAGATGGAGATCCGGGACCTCTCCGGCCCGGGGAGGATCTCGCTCGACAGGGTCTGCGACGCCTGCGGGTTCACCGCCGCCTACAGCGCCGACGGGAAGCTCGTCGCGGTCGCCAAGGGCGGCTCCGTCGAGGTCAAGGAGACCGCCACCGGCAGGACGGCCGCCGACACGCTCAGTGACGGCAGCCGCGGTGGGCTGCTCTTCAGCCCCGATGGACGGCACCTGGCCTCATATACCGGCAGTTCCATCACGATCTGGTCGGATTTCAACCTCGTCCCCGTCCTGGTCCGCAAGATCGACTCGATCACGCCGTCGCTCGCCTTCGACCCGGACGGGCGCACGGTCCGCTATCTCGACGAGGACACGGTCGTCACCCTCGACCTCGGCGCCCTGCTCAGACCCGCCCGGCTCAAGGGGACGGACGGCGGGGCGGTGCTCAGCCCCGACGGCCGCCTGCTCGCCGCCCGCCGGGAGGGGACCCACCGGGTCACGCTCTGGGACGTACGGCGCCGCAGGCCGGTCGGTGCGCCGCTGGACGTCGGCCGGGGTTCCTTCTTCCAGATGGCCTTCACCCCCGACGGCCGGAGGCTCGCCGTGAGCAGACAGGGCGGCGGCGAGGACGTCTCCACCATCGGGATCTGGGACACCTCGTCCCGCAAGCGGGTCGCCACCGTCTCCGCCAGAGGGCAGGGCGGGGTGACCGCGATGGCGTTCAGCCCGGACGGCACGGCGCTGGCCGCCTCCGTGGAGGAGGCCGCCGCGACCTCGGACAGCACCGTCCACCTGTGGGACCTGCCCGGTGGCAGACCGCGCTGGGTGCTCCGCCAGGATGCCGTGACCGGCCTCGCCTTCCATCCCGACGGCAGGTCCCTCGGGGTCGCCGGCGGCGAGAACAGACTGGTGGACGTCGCCACCGGCAAGGCCGCCGGCCGTCCCTACGGCGCGTCGGCGTCCAACGTCCGGGTCGCCGGCCTGGCGTTCAGCAAGGACGGTTCCCGCATCGCGGTCGGCGCCGGCATCGGCTCCGGCGGCGATGTCGACGCGGGACGGCTCTCGGTCTGGGACACGGCCACCCGGAGCAGCCGGGGCGCTCAGCTCCGCGCGGGTACGGCCGGGGTCTTCCTGCTGGCCTACTCGCCGCGTGGTGACGTGGTCGCCGCCGTCGTGGACGACAAGAAGGTGCTGCTGTGGGACGTGCACTCCGGGATGCGCCTAGGCCAGCCGATCGCCGTGCACACGGATCACATCGAGTCGCTGGCCTTCGTCGCCGACGGCTCGCGGCTGCTCAGCGTCGACGCGACCGGCACGCTGGCCGAGCATGTCGTCGACCCCGACCAGGCGGCCTCCGCCGTCTGCGCCCGCGCGGGCAGGACGCTGACCGAGGCCGAGTGGCACGGCTACCTGCCGTCCCTGGCCTACCGGGATGTCTGCCGGCGGTGACGGCGGGAGGCGCGGGTACGGCCCGCCTCCCCACGGGACATCAGGTGGTCCGGTCCATGGCGCCTCGGCCTGCGAGAACCCCGGGCCGGGCGGTCCCTGCGGGACGGAGCGGCCCGTCGCCTCGCCGAG from Streptosporangium sp. NBC_01756 includes the following:
- a CDS encoding serine/threonine-protein kinase: MATALIDGDPQRLGKYWLAGRLGAGGQGVVYEAYGEDGLRVAVKVLHGDPANDPELRERFGKEATAAQRVASFCTAGVIAADLDGDRPYIVSEYVEGGSLRQAVAGGRRFAGDDLHRLGTAIATALTAIHDAGVIHRDMKPDNVLLGPDGPRVIDFGVARTLEMSLTATGLVTGTPTYMAPEVFTGQRAGTPADVFAWGGIMLFAATGQDPFEGESLGGVMHRVLSSDPDLSPLPGSLRGLVGAALDKDPAARPTARQLLLALISGDGRLDTVRLLAEGSREGGRVHVTVDDPGMGILAEESYAMLDPAEQALAPEVFLRLITVDDDGGLRARRAGRAEFPDGARRLLEVFAYLITGDGREVWLTRIALLHAWPRLRSWVEANRDGLAAHREIWTAMRRWETRGHRDADLLQGHSLRAAVRWAATGRRDIALSPAERDFLDEGTALARRRSRRARLLTVALAGLLVVALAAGALAVRQSGVADERSATIAVQHDRSEARRLATLADTLRVTEPVKAMLLSVASWRIARVPEARAALSGSLTQQETAAFHDPATAAQTLRVLSRDGRTLVSVGEDSVRMWDIRTGRKTGGFTGIGKNVRAVALSPSGRTLAVLGGGGVRVWDVRTGRARGARLPLRAPEIETVQPGLLFGQAEELLVVTHDEEQTVWNLRTGERRKPPVQVLDTAPDGRHIVGDGPAREMEIRDLSGPGRISLDRVCDACGFTAAYSADGKLVAVAKGGSVEVKETATGRTAADTLSDGSRGGLLFSPDGRHLASYTGSSITIWSDFNLVPVLVRKIDSITPSLAFDPDGRTVRYLDEDTVVTLDLGALLRPARLKGTDGGAVLSPDGRLLAARREGTHRVTLWDVRRRRPVGAPLDVGRGSFFQMAFTPDGRRLAVSRQGGGEDVSTIGIWDTSSRKRVATVSARGQGGVTAMAFSPDGTALAASVEEAAATSDSTVHLWDLPGGRPRWVLRQDAVTGLAFHPDGRSLGVAGGENRLVDVATGKAAGRPYGASASNVRVAGLAFSKDGSRIAVGAGIGSGGDVDAGRLSVWDTATRSSRGAQLRAGTAGVFLLAYSPRGDVVAAVVDDKKVLLWDVHSGMRLGQPIAVHTDHIESLAFVADGSRLLSVDATGTLAEHVVDPDQAASAVCARAGRTLTEAEWHGYLPSLAYRDVCRR